A single window of Bradyrhizobium daqingense DNA harbors:
- the rnk gene encoding nucleoside diphosphate kinase regulator, which translates to MRKLEAESQQGQTILPPIKITEDESRRLSSLANSTMDLFPRVAQFLAREVERATIAQADDLRGVVRMGSKVSYRDDGSGASREIVLVYPHEANIELNRISILTPVGAALIGLSEGQRIEFETPDKRTRGLTVLAVSE; encoded by the coding sequence ATGCGCAAGCTCGAAGCAGAGAGTCAGCAAGGGCAGACGATCTTGCCTCCGATCAAAATCACAGAGGATGAATCGCGGCGTCTCAGCTCGCTGGCGAATTCGACCATGGACCTGTTTCCTCGCGTCGCCCAGTTTCTGGCTCGGGAAGTGGAACGCGCAACCATCGCGCAAGCGGACGATTTGCGCGGCGTGGTCAGGATGGGTTCCAAAGTGAGCTACCGCGATGACGGGTCCGGCGCGAGCCGGGAGATCGTGCTCGTCTATCCGCACGAAGCAAACATCGAGCTCAACCGGATCTCGATCCTGACGCCCGTCGGAGCGGCCCTGATCGGCCTTTCGGAGGGACAGCGCATCGAATTCGAGACGCCCGACAAGCGAACAAGAGGGCTGACCGTTCTCGCCGTCTCCGAGTGA